In a single window of the Rhodothermales bacterium genome:
- the ychF gene encoding redox-regulated ATPase YchF, whose amino-acid sequence MALRVGIVGLPNVGKSTLFNALSEAGAEAANYPFCTIEPNVGVVGVPDPRLDRLAELAKSAQTLPATIEFVDIAGLVAGASKGEGLGNQFLAHIREVDAIAHVVRCFEDPNVVHVAGSVDPARDIEIIETELLLKDLDTAEKRVERSQKMAKTGNKDAQKEVVFYQRLHQHIGDGKPARTLELQNDDEARMLRDVFLLTAKPVLYAANVGEHELPDGNAYVDTVREIAAAEGAGVVVVSAEFEAQLAELDPEERAEFLSEAGQTEPGLHRLIREAYDLLGLITYFTAGPKESRAWTIARGTKAPQAAGVIHTDFEKGFIRAETIKFADYDKHGTEAAVREAGALRSEGKEYVVADGDVLLFRFNV is encoded by the coding sequence ATGGCGCTCCGAGTCGGCATCGTCGGCCTCCCCAACGTCGGCAAGTCCACGCTGTTCAACGCGCTCAGCGAGGCCGGCGCCGAGGCCGCCAACTACCCCTTCTGCACGATCGAGCCGAACGTCGGCGTCGTCGGCGTGCCGGACCCGCGGCTGGACCGGCTGGCCGAGCTGGCGAAGTCCGCGCAGACGCTCCCGGCGACGATCGAGTTCGTCGACATTGCGGGCCTCGTCGCCGGTGCGTCGAAGGGGGAGGGGCTCGGCAACCAGTTCCTCGCCCACATCCGCGAAGTCGACGCGATCGCCCACGTCGTCCGCTGCTTCGAGGACCCGAACGTCGTCCACGTCGCGGGCTCGGTCGATCCGGCGCGTGACATCGAGATCATCGAGACGGAACTGCTGCTGAAGGATTTGGATACGGCCGAGAAGCGGGTCGAGCGTTCGCAGAAGATGGCGAAGACGGGCAACAAAGATGCGCAGAAGGAGGTCGTGTTTTACCAGCGTCTGCACCAGCACATCGGCGACGGCAAGCCCGCACGCACGCTCGAACTGCAGAACGACGACGAGGCGCGGATGCTGCGCGACGTCTTTCTGCTCACGGCCAAACCCGTGCTCTACGCCGCGAACGTCGGCGAGCACGAATTGCCTGACGGGAACGCCTACGTCGACACGGTCCGCGAGATCGCAGCGGCCGAGGGGGCCGGCGTCGTCGTCGTCTCGGCCGAGTTCGAGGCGCAGCTCGCCGAGCTCGACCCGGAGGAGCGGGCGGAGTTTCTGTCCGAGGCCGGGCAGACCGAGCCGGGCCTCCACCGGCTGATCCGCGAGGCGTACGACCTCCTCGGGCTCATCACGTACTTCACCGCCGGGCCGAAGGAGTCGAGGGCGTGGACGATCGCGCGCGGGACGAAGGCGCCACAGGCCGCCGGCGTCATCCACACCGACTTCGAGAAGGGCTTCATCCGCGCCGAGACCATCAAGTTCGCCGACTACGACAAGCACGGCACGGAGGCCGCCGTGCGCGAGGCGGGCGCGCTGCGGAGCGAGGGCAAAGAGTACGTCGTGGCCGACGGCGACGTGCTGCTATTTCGCTTTAACGTCTGA
- the nusB gene encoding transcription antitermination factor NusB, translating to MSSRREVRARVMQALYARELSGDGVGHIVKHLLQPHFEGPALRFAERLFLATLDHEEETDELIEAHAKNWGLNRIATVDRLTLRQAITELLYFEDIPPKVSINEAIEVAKQFSTEQSGTFLNGILDAVLTTLKDEGRLRKTGRGLVDITPPSGSSHAPSV from the coding sequence ATGAGCAGCCGCCGCGAAGTCCGAGCCCGAGTCATGCAGGCGTTGTACGCCCGCGAATTGAGCGGGGACGGCGTCGGGCACATCGTCAAGCACCTGCTCCAGCCGCACTTCGAAGGGCCCGCGCTCCGCTTCGCCGAGCGGCTGTTCCTCGCCACGCTCGACCACGAGGAGGAGACCGACGAACTCATCGAGGCGCATGCCAAGAACTGGGGGCTCAACCGCATCGCGACGGTCGACCGGTTGACGCTGCGGCAGGCGATTACGGAACTGCTCTACTTCGAGGATATCCCGCCGAAGGTGTCGATCAACGAAGCCATCGAAGTGGCGAAGCAGTTCAGCACCGAGCAAAGCGGGACGTTCCTCAACGGCATCCTCGATGCGGTGCTCACGACGCTCAAGGACGAGGGGCGGCTGCGCAAGACGGGCCGAGGCCTCGTTGACATCACGCCGCCGTCCGGGTCTTCCCACGCCCCGTCGGTGTAA
- a CDS encoding DUF4359 domain-containing protein encodes MRLILFVALVVVLAVTNPGPDEFAEFAEDNVAEQIGTMAEAMPAGGLLGDLGAMAAGRLVRRFADRDNYLVASVYTLDFDGRAREGEEWKFIGIATLFFEIQRPASLD; translated from the coding sequence ATGCGTTTGATTCTCTTCGTTGCCCTCGTCGTCGTGCTCGCCGTCACGAACCCCGGCCCGGACGAGTTCGCCGAGTTCGCCGAAGACAACGTCGCCGAGCAGATCGGGACGATGGCGGAGGCGATGCCCGCAGGTGGACTCCTCGGCGACCTCGGAGCGATGGCGGCCGGTCGCCTCGTCCGCCGCTTCGCCGACCGCGACAACTACCTCGTCGCGAGCGTGTATACCTTAGACTTCGACGGGCGCGCGCGCGAAGGCGAGGAGTGGAAGTTCATCGGCATCGCCACCCTCTTCTTCGAGATCCAACGCCCCGCCAGCCTCGACTGA
- a CDS encoding universal stress protein has translation MLKRILVALDFDTDTSVATRYAIEIAHRSGASVTGLAIVDREGIRSQASGAGVGAMYYAEKLQHALSDEARAQAHHLLRRFAEELDREGIPHGADHVEEGVPFERIVEDMKYHDLLIAGHESHFFYPQRDKRTRTMDEVVEKGAAATLVVESEYRPIRRVLVAYDRSVSAARAMQKFAELSPFDTEHLAVEVVNVREGDGEEATAESELMLSLAKSYLQAHGFTSVEGTSLPGGQAKSRLLDHATRSRADLIVAGAHSQSGLKEFLFGSTASGLIDNAEIPLFLYH, from the coding sequence ATGCTCAAGCGCATCCTCGTCGCCCTCGACTTCGACACCGACACCTCCGTCGCAACCCGCTACGCGATCGAGATCGCTCACCGCTCCGGCGCGTCGGTGACGGGCCTCGCCATCGTCGACCGCGAAGGGATCCGCTCCCAGGCTTCCGGCGCTGGCGTGGGCGCGATGTATTATGCAGAGAAGCTCCAACACGCACTCTCGGACGAGGCCCGCGCTCAAGCGCACCACCTCCTCCGCCGCTTCGCTGAGGAGCTCGACCGCGAAGGCATCCCCCACGGGGCCGACCACGTCGAGGAGGGCGTCCCGTTCGAGCGGATCGTCGAGGACATGAAGTACCACGACCTGCTGATTGCCGGGCACGAGTCGCACTTCTTTTATCCGCAGCGCGACAAGCGAACGCGGACGATGGACGAGGTCGTGGAGAAAGGCGCCGCCGCCACGCTCGTCGTCGAGTCCGAGTACCGCCCGATCCGTCGCGTGCTCGTCGCCTACGACCGGAGCGTGAGCGCGGCGCGCGCGATGCAGAAGTTCGCCGAGCTGAGCCCGTTCGACACGGAGCACCTCGCCGTCGAGGTCGTCAACGTGCGCGAGGGCGATGGGGAGGAGGCGACGGCCGAGTCCGAACTGATGCTCTCGCTCGCGAAGTCCTACCTCCAAGCCCACGGGTTCACCTCCGTCGAGGGGACGAGCCTGCCCGGCGGGCAGGCGAAGAGTCGGCTGCTCGACCACGCCACCCGCAGCCGCGCCGACCTCATCGTGGCGGGCGCCCACTCGCAGTCCGGCCTGAAAGAATTCCTCTTCGGCTCGACGGCGAGCGGGCTGATCGACAACGCCGAGATCCCGCTCTTCCTCTACCACTGA
- the tatC gene encoding twin-arginine translocase subunit TatC, whose product MLDLKSKLTRFRKPGLPSGDGAPAHGVADGIAAEMGFLDHLEEMRWRIFKALGALIVTSILCLFFADWVIDSLLMAPTRVDFFMYRLFGVDATELVLQNRTITGQFFAYFGTVLAVGFILAMPLVLYQVWAFVEPGLYAHEKQGLRFIAVFATFFFVLGVSFGYLILTPLALQFFANFQISEQIINEFDITKYFSMVLMWTFGAGALFEMPVVVYFLASLGIVTAAKMRAYRKYALIIILIVAAFFTPPDPMSQLIMAFPLLGLYEASIFITAVVERRRLKEEAKRRRQEEKEEAERVRAEAKKRLDG is encoded by the coding sequence TTGCTCGACCTCAAATCCAAGCTGACGCGCTTCCGCAAGCCCGGCCTTCCGTCCGGCGACGGAGCCCCGGCCCACGGCGTCGCCGACGGCATCGCCGCCGAGATGGGCTTCCTCGACCACCTCGAGGAAATGCGCTGGCGGATCTTCAAGGCGCTCGGCGCCCTGATCGTCACCTCCATCCTCTGCCTGTTCTTCGCCGATTGGGTGATCGACTCGCTCCTGATGGCGCCGACGCGCGTGGACTTCTTCATGTACCGGCTCTTCGGCGTGGACGCGACGGAGTTGGTGTTGCAAAACCGGACGATCACCGGGCAGTTCTTCGCCTATTTCGGGACCGTCCTCGCCGTCGGCTTCATCCTCGCGATGCCGCTCGTGCTCTACCAAGTCTGGGCGTTCGTCGAGCCGGGGCTCTACGCGCACGAGAAGCAAGGGCTGCGGTTCATCGCCGTCTTCGCCACGTTCTTCTTCGTGCTCGGCGTGTCGTTCGGCTACCTCATCCTCACGCCGCTCGCGCTCCAGTTCTTCGCGAACTTCCAGATCTCCGAGCAGATCATCAACGAGTTCGACATCACGAAGTACTTCTCGATGGTGCTGATGTGGACGTTCGGCGCGGGCGCGCTCTTCGAGATGCCCGTCGTGGTGTACTTCCTCGCCAGCCTCGGGATCGTGACGGCGGCGAAGATGCGGGCCTACCGGAAGTACGCCCTCATCATCATCCTCATCGTCGCCGCCTTCTTCACGCCGCCGGACCCGATGAGCCAGCTCATCATGGCGTTCCCCCTCCTCGGGCTCTACGAGGCGTCGATCTTCATCACCGCCGTCGTCGAGCGGCGGCGGCTGAAGGAGGAGGCGAAGCGCCGCCGCCAGGAGGAGAAGGAGGAGGCGGAGCGCGTCCGCGCGGAGGCGAAGAAGCGCCTTGACGGGTGA
- a CDS encoding metallophosphoesterase family protein, whose protein sequence is MSLIAIGDIHGCVRSLEALLERLAPTLDDHLIFVGDYTDRGPDSKGVIDRLIEMETASTDETGPRCSFLRGNHDQMMLDFIDRGDIQLWRINGGLETLASYENGEHIIPASHHAFLRRTRLYLDTADFCFVHAGLKPYYPVAYNLQHETAETFLWTREHLAVRDRDWEKPVVCGHTPQPSPVDEPDLICIDTGCVYASHPEFGKLTAVVLPERDFVQVDYVG, encoded by the coding sequence ATGAGCCTCATTGCCATCGGTGACATCCACGGCTGCGTCCGTTCCCTCGAAGCGCTTCTGGAGCGCCTCGCGCCGACGCTGGACGACCACCTGATCTTCGTCGGCGACTACACCGACCGCGGGCCGGACTCGAAGGGCGTCATCGACCGCCTCATCGAGATGGAGACGGCGAGCACCGACGAGACCGGCCCGCGCTGCTCGTTCCTGCGCGGCAACCACGATCAGATGATGCTCGACTTCATCGACCGGGGCGACATCCAGCTGTGGCGGATCAACGGCGGGCTCGAAACGCTCGCGAGCTACGAGAACGGCGAGCACATCATCCCGGCCTCGCACCACGCGTTCCTCCGACGGACCCGGCTCTACCTCGACACGGCGGATTTCTGCTTCGTCCACGCCGGGCTCAAGCCGTACTACCCCGTCGCGTACAACCTCCAGCACGAGACGGCCGAGACGTTCCTCTGGACCCGCGAGCACCTCGCCGTCCGCGACCGCGATTGGGAGAAGCCCGTCGTCTGCGGCCACACCCCGCAGCCGTCGCCCGTCGACGAGCCGGACCTGATCTGCATCGACACGGGCTGCGTCTACGCCAGCCACCCAGAATTCGGCAAGCTGACGGCCGTAGTCCTCCCCGAGCGCGACTTCGTGCAGGTCGACTACGTGGGGTGA
- the glyA gene encoding serine hydroxymethyltransferase, whose protein sequence is MHDDLRTQDPDLYSIIQREIDRQNDGLELIASENFVSLAVLQAMGTPLTNKYAEGRPGKRYYGGCEIVDEAEVLAQERAKKLFGADWVNVQPHSGATANHAIYLALMEPGDRLLGLDLAHGGHLTHGSPVNFSGILYDAHFYGVERDGELAGRIDMEKVRAKARDVQPKMISVGASAYSRDFDYPAFRAIADEVGAILWVDMAHTAGLIAVDLLSDPLPHAHVVSTTTHKTLRGPRGGMLLVGKDAENPLGKTWKSGKPKMMSELLDSAVFPGVIGGPLMHVIASKAVAFGEALEPSFKDYGRRVIANAAAMADAFVERGYDVVSGGTDNHLLLIDLRSKGLTGKEAEALLGEADITVNKNMVPFDPESPFVTSGIRLGTPAVTTRGLGPDAVREVVGLIDRVLSKRESEGTREMVRREVFVMSERFPLYGHSVLA, encoded by the coding sequence ATGCACGACGACCTCCGCACGCAAGACCCCGACCTCTACTCCATCATCCAGCGCGAAATCGACCGGCAGAACGACGGGCTCGAACTCATCGCCTCGGAGAACTTCGTCTCGCTCGCCGTGCTGCAGGCGATGGGCACGCCGCTGACGAACAAGTACGCCGAAGGCCGGCCCGGCAAGCGCTACTACGGCGGGTGTGAGATCGTCGACGAGGCCGAAGTGCTCGCGCAGGAGCGAGCGAAGAAGCTCTTCGGCGCCGACTGGGTGAACGTGCAGCCGCACTCCGGCGCCACGGCCAACCACGCCATCTACCTCGCCCTCATGGAGCCCGGCGACCGCCTCCTCGGGCTCGACCTCGCCCACGGCGGCCACCTCACGCACGGCTCCCCCGTCAACTTCTCCGGCATCCTCTACGACGCCCACTTCTACGGCGTCGAGCGCGATGGCGAGCTCGCCGGACGGATCGATATGGAGAAGGTGCGGGCGAAAGCGCGCGACGTGCAGCCGAAGATGATCTCCGTCGGTGCCAGCGCTTACAGCCGTGACTTCGACTATCCGGCGTTCCGCGCGATCGCCGACGAGGTGGGCGCGATCCTGTGGGTGGACATGGCCCACACCGCCGGCCTCATCGCCGTCGACCTGCTGAGCGACCCGCTCCCCCACGCCCACGTCGTCTCGACGACGACGCACAAGACGCTGCGCGGGCCGCGCGGCGGGATGCTTCTCGTCGGGAAGGACGCCGAGAACCCGCTCGGGAAGACGTGGAAGAGCGGGAAGCCGAAGATGATGAGTGAACTGCTCGACTCGGCCGTCTTCCCCGGCGTGATCGGCGGGCCGCTGATGCACGTGATCGCGTCGAAAGCCGTTGCCTTCGGCGAGGCGCTCGAACCGTCGTTCAAAGACTACGGCCGGCGCGTGATCGCGAACGCCGCGGCGATGGCCGACGCCTTCGTCGAGCGCGGCTACGACGTCGTCAGCGGCGGCACCGACAACCACCTCCTCCTCATCGACCTGCGCAGCAAGGGGCTCACCGGCAAAGAGGCCGAGGCTCTCCTCGGTGAGGCCGACATCACCGTCAACAAGAATATGGTCCCGTTCGACCCGGAGAGCCCGTTCGTCACGAGCGGCATCCGGCTCGGCACGCCGGCCGTCACCACGCGCGGGCTCGGGCCCGACGCCGTGCGCGAGGTCGTCGGGCTCATCGACCGCGTCCTCTCGAAGCGGGAGAGTGAGGGCACGCGCGAGATGGTCCGCCGCGAGGTGTTCGTGATGAGCGAGCGGTTCCCGCTCTACGGCCACAGCGTGCTGGCGTGA
- a CDS encoding DNA internalization-related competence protein ComEC/Rec2 — MPPPPRPDRPIRWRARPALLVAGCFAAGIVAARFAPAVGFWEWVGVAGAAALVTVVATVGSRARLVSLAGLIATVGLGVAITALGGAHLAAWQQLPSDHVAHLAARVADPVVLTGTVADHPVVTERGVRFTLAADSAAPTDVLYPVRGRVQVSLWHPRRDDEPRIDYPLVRAGYRVEVAGALRPLAPRRNPADFDYGAYLARRGTHATLAGYDSTTLTILAADPGPLDRTANAVRAHVEVTLARHIRDDEPRAVLSALLLADRSEIDRATRDAFALTGLMHLLAISGLHVLLVGMALYAFLKPTLHRLRWSWRRVEIVRTALTLGLLGLYVLTTGAPPSAVRALVMAALLIVGAATERAPNTLNALGVAALVLLFVRPTFLFDVGFQLSFAAVGAIVTLVPVLESWLPAVWTGGRIRRWTVNMTLVSLAATLGTMPVLLFHFGRVPLAGLLLNLAAIPATTLTLGGGLFTVLASPLPPLADVFGAAAEGGALVLLWLSRTGAEWLAWTSVGGFVRNAWFISALAAGLAALALWPRPRPRWRLVAVAGALTVIGVWQPVWSGATQPRLDVLFFDVGQGDAALLTLPNGRRVLVDAGLRDPYTDQGERTILPHLVRENIDRLDAVIVTHPHADHLGGLPAILRAIPTAQVVHNGHNYSSELYAETVALVAERGVRSRAVTSGDTLALDPTVRLQILGPSASPGPGDEANEGSVVLRVSYGATSFLLTGDAEADAEADLLARYGDLLQSDVVKVGHHGSRTSSTAPFVTAVVGGQTPLAVVSVAERNVYGLPNAEVLDRWEHAGATVLQTSKEGAVWLRSDGKTVKRLDWR, encoded by the coding sequence ATGCCGCCGCCCCCTCGCCCCGACCGACCGATCCGCTGGCGTGCTCGGCCGGCGCTCCTCGTGGCGGGCTGCTTCGCAGCGGGGATCGTAGCGGCCCGCTTCGCCCCGGCCGTCGGGTTTTGGGAATGGGTCGGGGTCGCCGGAGCCGCGGCGCTCGTGACCGTGGTCGCCACGGTGGGGAGCCGGGCGCGACTCGTGTCGCTCGCTGGGCTGATCGCGACGGTCGGTCTCGGCGTGGCGATTACGGCGCTGGGCGGGGCGCATCTCGCCGCGTGGCAGCAGCTTCCGAGCGATCACGTCGCCCACCTCGCCGCCCGTGTTGCCGACCCCGTCGTGCTCACCGGCACTGTCGCCGACCACCCCGTCGTGACCGAGCGCGGCGTCCGCTTCACGCTCGCCGCCGACTCCGCCGCGCCGACGGACGTGCTCTATCCCGTCCGAGGCCGCGTGCAGGTCTCCCTCTGGCACCCACGCCGCGACGACGAGCCTCGGATCGACTACCCGCTCGTCCGCGCCGGCTACCGCGTCGAGGTTGCCGGCGCGCTCCGCCCCCTCGCGCCCCGCCGTAATCCGGCCGACTTCGACTACGGCGCATATCTCGCCCGGCGCGGCACACACGCCACGCTCGCCGGCTACGACTCGACGACGCTCACCATACTTGCCGCCGATCCCGGCCCGCTCGACCGCACCGCGAACGCCGTCCGCGCCCACGTCGAAGTCACCCTCGCCCGCCACATCCGGGACGACGAGCCGCGCGCCGTCCTCTCCGCCCTCCTCCTCGCCGACCGCAGCGAGATCGACCGCGCCACCCGCGATGCGTTCGCGCTGACTGGGCTGATGCATCTGCTCGCGATCTCCGGCCTCCACGTCCTCCTCGTCGGGATGGCGCTCTACGCATTCCTCAAGCCGACGCTCCACCGGCTCCGCTGGTCGTGGCGGCGGGTCGAGATCGTGCGGACCGCGCTGACGCTCGGGTTGCTCGGGCTCTACGTCCTCACGACGGGCGCGCCGCCGTCGGCCGTGCGAGCCCTCGTGATGGCCGCGCTGCTCATCGTCGGGGCTGCGACGGAGCGGGCACCGAACACGCTCAACGCGCTCGGCGTGGCTGCCCTCGTGCTCCTGTTCGTGCGGCCGACGTTCCTGTTCGACGTCGGCTTCCAACTCTCGTTCGCCGCCGTCGGGGCGATCGTGACGCTGGTGCCGGTGCTCGAAAGCTGGCTACCGGCCGTGTGGACGGGAGGGAGAATCCGGCGATGGACCGTAAACATGACGCTCGTCTCGCTCGCCGCCACGCTCGGGACGATGCCGGTCCTCCTCTTCCACTTCGGCCGCGTCCCCCTCGCCGGACTCCTGCTCAACCTCGCCGCAATCCCGGCGACGACGCTCACGCTCGGCGGCGGGCTCTTCACCGTCCTCGCCTCCCCCCTCCCGCCCCTCGCCGATGTCTTCGGCGCGGCGGCTGAGGGCGGCGCTCTCGTGCTCCTCTGGCTCAGCCGGACCGGTGCCGAGTGGCTGGCGTGGACGAGCGTCGGCGGCTTCGTCCGCAACGCGTGGTTCATCAGCGCCCTCGCGGCGGGGCTCGCCGCGCTCGCCCTCTGGCCGCGGCCCCGTCCCCGCTGGCGCCTCGTCGCCGTTGCCGGCGCGCTTACGGTCATCGGTGTGTGGCAACCCGTGTGGAGCGGCGCGACGCAGCCGCGACTGGATGTGTTGTTCTTCGACGTCGGGCAGGGCGACGCCGCGCTCCTCACGCTTCCCAACGGACGCCGCGTGCTCGTCGATGCCGGGCTCCGCGACCCGTACACGGACCAGGGCGAGCGGACGATCCTCCCCCACCTCGTCCGCGAAAACATCGACCGACTCGACGCCGTGATCGTGACGCATCCGCACGCGGACCACCTCGGCGGGCTTCCGGCGATCCTGCGCGCGATCCCTACTGCACAGGTTGTCCACAACGGGCATAACTATTCCTCGGAGCTGTATGCCGAGACCGTCGCCCTCGTGGCCGAACGCGGCGTCCGCAGCCGCGCCGTCACGTCCGGCGATACGCTCGCGCTCGATCCGACAGTACGCCTCCAGATCCTTGGCCCCTCCGCCTCGCCCGGACCCGGCGACGAAGCGAACGAAGGCTCGGTCGTGCTCCGCGTGAGCTACGGTGCCACGTCGTTCCTCCTCACCGGCGACGCCGAAGCGGATGCCGAAGCCGACCTCCTCGCCCGCTACGGCGACCTGCTGCAAAGCGACGTGGTGAAAGTCGGCCACCACGGGAGCCGGACGAGCAGCACGGCCCCGTTCGTGACGGCCGTGGTCGGCGGGCAGACGCCGCTCGCCGTCGTGTCGGTCGCCGAGCGCAACGTCTACGGGCTCCCCAACGCCGAGGTGCTGGACCGCTGGGAGCACGCCGGGGCGACGGTGCTGCAAACGTCGAAAGAAGGTGCCGTCTGGCTCCGCTCCGATGGGAAGACCGTCAAGCGCTTGGACTGGCGCTGA
- a CDS encoding orotate phosphoribosyltransferase, protein MANDFSSVPESALARLGHQLYQRALVRRDQEPITDPRGQPIGWLLDTRIPMLEGEIFDEIGEVLAERLQSRSVFQVAGFGYGSFPIVCSVLGADTEATFRGGFIRERRKAYGRRRLVEGPLDRSEPVVLVDDILNSGRSAARAIALLRSDGFEVPGVLTLFNFTWSGGKSRLEGEGLWVESLLELNLRESARAAASSGDARR, encoded by the coding sequence ATGGCAAACGATTTTAGCTCGGTCCCGGAATCGGCCCTCGCGCGGCTGGGGCACCAGCTCTACCAGCGGGCCCTCGTCCGGCGCGACCAGGAGCCGATCACCGACCCGCGCGGGCAGCCCATCGGCTGGCTGCTCGACACGCGCATCCCGATGCTGGAGGGAGAGATCTTCGATGAGATCGGCGAGGTCCTCGCCGAGCGGCTCCAGTCCCGCTCCGTCTTCCAGGTCGCCGGCTTCGGCTACGGCTCGTTCCCGATCGTGTGCTCCGTGCTCGGCGCGGACACCGAGGCGACGTTCCGGGGCGGGTTCATCCGCGAGCGGCGGAAGGCGTACGGCCGCCGCCGCCTCGTCGAAGGCCCCCTCGACCGCAGCGAGCCCGTCGTGCTCGTGGACGACATCCTCAACAGCGGGCGCAGCGCGGCCCGCGCGATCGCCCTCCTCCGCAGCGACGGGTTCGAAGTGCCCGGCGTGCTGACCCTCTTCAACTTCACGTGGAGCGGCGGCAAGAGCCGGCTCGAAGGCGAGGGGCTGTGGGTGGAGAGCCTGCTGGAGCTCAACCTCCGCGAGAGCGCCCGCGCCGCGGCCTCCTCCGGCGACGCACGCCGCTGA
- a CDS encoding glutaminase: MDYARILAEIEEECRPLLTEGRVADYIAPLAAVPRERFGMTLRTVGGAVHAVGDADRSFSIQSIAKVLSLGLAMRLVGDAVWERVGREPSGTAFNSLVQLEAERGRPRNPMINAGALVVVDTVLDAVPTGTDPFLAFVREAAADPSLDYDHAVAEAEYASGDGNRALAYFLKSFGVLREDPERVMEAYCLLCSLTMSTTALCRAFTFLATGGHSPDGVLIVAPRQVKRLNAVMLTCGVYDEAGDFAYRVGLPAKSGVGGGIVAVLPGSFVAAVWSPGLGTKGNSLAGTMALELLTTKTGTSIF, from the coding sequence ATGGACTACGCGCGGATCCTGGCCGAGATCGAGGAGGAGTGCCGCCCGCTGCTAACTGAGGGCCGGGTGGCGGACTACATCGCCCCCCTCGCGGCGGTGCCCCGCGAGCGCTTCGGCATGACGCTGCGCACGGTCGGCGGGGCCGTGCACGCCGTCGGCGACGCCGACCGGTCGTTCTCTATCCAGAGCATCGCGAAGGTGCTCAGCCTCGGCCTCGCGATGCGGCTCGTCGGCGATGCGGTCTGGGAGCGGGTGGGGCGCGAGCCCTCCGGCACGGCCTTTAACTCGCTCGTCCAACTCGAAGCTGAACGGGGCCGCCCGCGCAACCCGATGATCAACGCGGGCGCGCTCGTGGTGGTCGATACCGTCCTCGACGCGGTCCCGACCGGCACCGACCCCTTCCTTGCCTTCGTCCGCGAGGCCGCGGCCGATCCGTCGCTCGACTACGACCACGCCGTGGCGGAGGCCGAATACGCGAGCGGCGATGGCAACCGGGCGCTCGCCTACTTCCTGAAGTCGTTCGGGGTGCTGCGCGAGGATCCCGAGCGCGTGATGGAGGCTTACTGCCTGCTGTGCTCCCTGACCATGAGCACCACCGCGCTGTGCCGGGCCTTCACGTTCCTCGCCACGGGCGGGCATTCCCCCGACGGGGTGCTGATCGTGGCGCCGCGCCAAGTCAAGCGCCTCAACGCCGTCATGCTCACCTGTGGCGTGTACGACGAGGCTGGCGACTTCGCGTACCGCGTGGGCCTTCCTGCGAAGAGCGGCGTCGGCGGTGGGATCGTCGCCGTGCTGCCCGGCTCCTTCGTTGCGGCCGTGTGGTCGCCCGGGTTGGGAACGAAGGGGAACTCGCTCGCCGGCACGATGGCTCTCGAACTGCTGACCACCAAGACCGGCACGTCGATCTTCTGA
- a CDS encoding DUF4159 domain-containing protein, protein MPTRFMRTVLCLLLVLAFAAEAPAQSSRHDVTIARVKYGGGGDWYSGEGSLPNLLAFVRTNTLLDVAPEEDIVELTSDKLFQYPYLYLNGHGTVRFTAREAERLRRYLVGGGFLHINDDYGLDQTIRQEMKKVFPEQEFVAVPFEHEVYHAHFQFPNGLPKVHEHDGKPAQGLGLFHEGRLVVFYSYESDIGDGWEPEGVHNNPPEKRQAALRMGTNLLVYAMTR, encoded by the coding sequence ATGCCGACTCGTTTCATGCGCACCGTGCTCTGCCTGCTCCTCGTCCTCGCGTTCGCTGCCGAGGCGCCCGCTCAGTCCAGCCGTCACGACGTCACGATCGCCCGCGTGAAGTACGGCGGCGGCGGTGACTGGTACAGCGGCGAGGGGTCGCTCCCCAACCTCCTCGCCTTCGTGCGGACGAACACGCTGCTCGACGTGGCACCCGAAGAAGACATCGTCGAACTGACGAGCGACAAGCTCTTCCAGTACCCGTACCTCTATCTCAACGGGCACGGCACGGTCCGCTTCACCGCGCGTGAGGCCGAGCGGCTTCGGCGCTACCTCGTCGGCGGCGGCTTCCTCCACATCAACGACGACTACGGGCTCGATCAGACGATCCGGCAGGAGATGAAGAAAGTCTTCCCCGAGCAGGAGTTCGTCGCCGTCCCGTTCGAGCATGAGGTCTACCACGCGCACTTCCAGTTCCCCAACGGCCTCCCCAAAGTGCACGAGCACGACGGCAAGCCGGCGCAGGGACTCGGGTTGTTCCACGAGGGGCGGCTAGTCGTGTTCTATTCGTACGAGAGCGACATCGGCGACGGGTGGGAGCCGGAGGGCGTGCATAACAACCCACCCGAGAAGCGGCAGGCGGCGCTCCGGATGGGAACGAACCTGCTCGTTTACGCGATGACACGCTAG